In Paenibacillus sp. FSL M7-0420, a single genomic region encodes these proteins:
- a CDS encoding ArsR/SmtB family transcription factor — MIYIKDLMSGIDIFKALSSEIRIQILELLATNQALNLNEIAKKLNLSNGAITMHIKKLEESGLIEINTAVGKHGIQKVCYLNKDKLMVDLRSKDVDNLYEVEIQVGHYSNYQAVPTCGLATKDSIIGDFDEPRYFADPQRIDSEIIWMAEGFLEYRIPNYLKANQTFREIQFSMEIGSEAPGFSDNYPSDLYFYVNGIEIGFWTSPGDFGDARGTFNPDWWPPHLNQYGMLKLIRINQEGSFIDGCRISDITLDDIKLDYKSELTFRIAVTDKPVNKRGLTIYGKHFGNYSQDLLARVLYNVHEVEDPSGRVTTAGVAD; from the coding sequence ATGATTTATATTAAAGATCTGATGAGCGGGATTGATATCTTCAAGGCGCTCAGCTCAGAAATCCGCATCCAGATTCTTGAGCTGCTGGCGACCAATCAGGCCCTGAATCTCAACGAAATTGCCAAGAAGCTGAATCTCAGCAACGGGGCCATTACCATGCATATCAAGAAGCTGGAGGAGAGCGGCTTAATTGAGATTAATACGGCCGTAGGCAAGCACGGAATTCAGAAGGTCTGCTACCTGAATAAAGATAAGCTGATGGTGGATCTGCGCAGCAAGGATGTCGATAATCTGTACGAGGTCGAGATTCAGGTGGGCCATTACAGTAATTATCAGGCTGTTCCCACCTGCGGACTGGCCACCAAGGACAGCATTATCGGGGACTTCGACGAGCCGCGTTACTTCGCCGATCCCCAGCGGATCGACTCCGAGATCATCTGGATGGCCGAAGGCTTCCTGGAGTACCGCATCCCTAACTATCTCAAAGCCAACCAGACCTTCAGGGAAATCCAGTTCTCCATGGAGATCGGCTCCGAGGCTCCCGGGTTCAGCGACAATTATCCCTCGGATCTGTATTTCTATGTGAACGGCATCGAGATCGGCTTCTGGACCAGCCCCGGTGACTTCGGCGATGCGCGCGGCACCTTCAACCCGGACTGGTGGCCTCCCCACCTCAACCAGTACGGCATGCTGAAGCTGATCCGCATCAATCAGGAGGGCAGCTTCATTGACGGCTGCCGCATCTCAGACATTACCCTTGACGACATCAAGCTGGATTACAAAAGCGAGCTGACCTTCCGCATTGCCGTCACCGACAAACCGGTGAACAAGCGCGGCTTGACGATCTACGGCAAGCATTTCGGCAATTACAGCCAGGATCTGCTGGCGCGCGTGCTCTACAATGTGCATGAGGTCGAAGACCCTTCCGGCCGGGTGACCACAGCAGGAGTGGCAGATTGA